The Antarcticibacterium flavum genome contains the following window.
TTTGTTCATACAGATGAGGATCTGGACAACAGGTTCTGGCCACGTATTATAGCAGTGGCAGAACTCGCCTGGAGTGAGGATACCACAAAAAATTATACCGACTTTATTTCCCGACTTAAAAAACATGAAGAGAGACTTATCAATATGGGGATCAATTATTTTCCCGCGGAAGAGCTTGGTTGGAAAGAAAATACTAATAAAAAAAGGATGAATGTTTTTAAAGGGTTTATGCCCGTTAAAAAAAATACCTCTCTATAAAGAAATATGGAAGATCAAAACAAACCCTCAACAGAAAGAAGCTCCAGATATAACGATCTGGAACATATGAGCACGGAGGAACTGCTGCGAAACATGAACAGGGAAGATAAGACAGTTCCTGAGATTATCGAAAAGGAGATTCCCGCTATTGAAGCCCTGGTAGATGTTATAGTTCGTCAAATTGAATTGGGGGGAAGATTGTTCTACATAGGGGCCGGCACCAGTGGAAGGCTGGGTGTACTTGATGCTTCAGAATGTCCGCCGACTTTTGGAGTAAGTGATGATGTGGTAATAGGACTTATAGCAGGGGGCGATGTCGCGCTTAGAAAGGCTGTTGAGAATGCTGAAGATAACACTACCCGGGCCTGGAAAGACCTTCAGCAATTTGGAATTAATAAAAAAGATGTGCTCATAGGTATCGCTGCTTCAGGTACTACACCTTACGTAATTGGAGGGGTAGAAGATGCTGCAAAGAATGGGCTTATAACCGGTTGTATAACCAATAATAAAAATTCACCTCTGGCCAGGGCAGTTAAATATCCCATAGAAATTGAGGTGGGGCCGGAGTTTGTTACCGGTAGTACCCGCATGAAATCCGGAACAGCTCAAAAGCTGGTACTCAATATGATCTCTACTTCTGTAATGATCAAACTGGGTAGAGTAAAAGGAAATAAGATGGTAGATATGCAGCTTAGCAATCAAAAATTAGTGGGTCGGGGTACCAGGATGATCATGGAGGAACTGGGAATCGACCAAAAGTTTGCGGAAAAATTACTCCTGGAGTATAAAAGTGTCCGTGCTGTTTTACAAAATTTTAAATAAAAATTTTCAAAGATTATTCTGCTTTATTTAAACACTATGGAGTGATCAAAAATATATCAAAAGGTTTATTGTTCTTTTATATAGTTTTTTAATACCCGAACAACATAATCCAATTCTTCTTTTGTGTTGTATTTGGAAAATGAAAACCTGAGAGAAGGCTTTTTTAATTCATCGTCAGATAGAAAAGCAGTTAAAACGTGTGAATTTTTATCATTCCCACTTTGACATGCACTTCCAGACGAGCAGGCAATTCCTTTTAAGTCCAGGTGAAATAGAAGTAACAAAGCTTTTTCCTCCGATAGAGGGAGACAAATATTTACAATGGTATACGTACTTTTTTCGAGATCTCGTGAATATCCGTTAAATTTAATTCCCGAAATATTCTTTTCTAGAATAGTGATAAAGTAGGCTTTTAAGGATAGTATGTACTCTTGATCTGATTTAAGATTAGCCTCCGCCTTCTCCAGTGCTACTCCCATACCTACTATATTCTGAAGACTTTCTGTTCCTGCCCGTTTTCCACGTTCCTGTGAGCCGCCAAAAATAAGTGGCTGTAGATTTCTATCCTTT
Protein-coding sequences here:
- the murQ gene encoding N-acetylmuramic acid 6-phosphate etherase, with the translated sequence MEDQNKPSTERSSRYNDLEHMSTEELLRNMNREDKTVPEIIEKEIPAIEALVDVIVRQIELGGRLFYIGAGTSGRLGVLDASECPPTFGVSDDVVIGLIAGGDVALRKAVENAEDNTTRAWKDLQQFGINKKDVLIGIAASGTTPYVIGGVEDAAKNGLITGCITNNKNSPLARAVKYPIEIEVGPEFVTGSTRMKSGTAQKLVLNMISTSVMIKLGRVKGNKMVDMQLSNQKLVGRGTRMIMEELGIDQKFAEKLLLEYKSVRAVLQNFK